TCTTCCAGGTTTTTTTTCTGCAAATTTTTTTTCATCTTTTGCAGGATAAGTTTAAGCTGTTCATTTTCCTGCATGAAATGTGATAGAGCATGATCTTCTGCAGGTTTATCCCATTTATAATTTCGCAATGGTTCGTAGATCACGTTCATCACTTTTTCGATTTTTTCTTTTATCTGAGTTGCCGAAATACCCATTTTCAGCTGCTGTTCTTCCATGAAGATCATATCGTGGGGAGTAATGTTCTGGATTGATTCACCATATTTTTTCAGCAGTCTTTTTCCGTCTTTTCCCTGCAAAATTCCCTGAGAAAATTTTAGAAGATGTTCTCTCCTTTCCACCTGTTTCTGAACAAAATCAGACATCATCTCTCCAATATATTTTTCACTTTTCCGAAATTGATGATAAGAGTCTTCTACGTCAAGATAATGCTAAGAAATAAAAATTTGAGAATAAAAAAAATTTGGAAAATCACGACGCGGAGCAGCGAAGAATTTTATTTGATGAATAATTTATCCAAACTTCCAAAAGAATAATTGACTTTTTTCTGAACGACTATTCAATAAAGCAGTTAGAGATGATCAATTTTGATTTTCTATAACAAAAATTTATCCCTGTAAATGTTTTTAATTATTTATAGTTATGTGCATTCGCAGATTAAACTTGACTCAGTTTGTCAGATTAAAAATTTGACCATGTTTCTAAGGCAGTTATTTTCGATTGCATTTGGAACAAAAAAAAGAGAAAAGTGAAGGTAAAAAAAATGGAATTGATCTACAATCCAGTATTTTTGAAACATGATACAGGTATGCATCCAGAGAATAAGAAAAGACTATCTTCTTTGGGAGAATTGCCTGTCACTGAACTGGAAAGTGGTGAGGAATATCTGGAATTAATTCATACAAAAGAATATATTAGAAGAATGAAAAAATTTAGTGAGAATGAAAGTGGGCACGTCGATCCTGAAACAATCATTTCCAAAGGAAGTTATGAGGCAGCTATATATGCTGTCGGTGCAACTATAATGGCTTCAAAAACCGGTGATTTTGCTCTTACACGTCCACCAGGCCATCATGCACATCCCGATCGTTCCAGCGGATTTTGTCTGTTCAATAATATCGCAATTGCAGCAAAATATCATGCAAACCAGGGCAAAAAGGTTCTCATTATCGATATCGATGGTCATCTTGGCTGCGGAACAAATAGGATCTTCTACGATTCAGATCAGGTAATGTATTGGTCGCTCCATGAATATCCAGCTTTCCCTGGTGGTGGCGATGCAAACGAAATAGGAACCGGTAAAGGCGAAGGTTATACGATAAATGTTCCACTTCCTGCCGAAAGTGGTGATGAAATCTTTATGGAAGCATTTGAAACATTTCTGCCTGTTGCAAAAGAATTTAATCCTGATATTGTTGGTATTTCAGCTGGTTTTGACGCTCATCAATACGACTTACTTTTGAATTTGAGAGTTTCTGTTAATCTTTTTCACAAGATCGGAAAAATGATCTCTCAGAATTTTGACAATGTTTTTGCTACTTTGGAAGGTGGTTATAATATTGAGATGTTCCCACGTTGTTTATATAATTTCCTGGATGGAATAAACAATAAGAAAATGCGTTTTAAAGAAAGAAATACAGATTCCATGATTCAGACATTTTATGAATATGAAGGACGTAAAGCTTTAGCAGTTCATAATCTTAAGAAATTTTGGAAATCAATTTAATTATAAAATAAAAAAATAAAAAGGAAGTAAAAATGATCGTAAAGAACTTAACCAAAATGTTCAATCCCAAAGTTGTAGCAATTTTTGGTGCTTCAGCTCGTAAGGGAAGTGTTGGGTTTGCCCTGATGGACAACATCATTGGCTCTGGTTTTGACGGAATCGTTTATCCGGTCAATCCCAAAAGAACCAATGTTTTGGGTGTGAAAGCTTACAAGAGAATTGAAGACATTCCCGACAAAGTAGATCTGGCAATTATTGCTACTCCGGCAAAAACAGCTCCGGCTATCGTGGAAGATTGTGGAATTGCTGGTGTTTCCAGTGTTCTTCTGATTTCTGCCGGCTTTGCTGAAGCAGGAGAAGAAGGTAAAGAACTGATGAATCAGATCCATACTTCTATCAGAAAGTACAACATGAGTTTAATTGGACCCAACTGTCTGGGATTTATAAAACCTTCCATCAAGTTTAATGCCAGTTTTGCCAGTAAAATGGCACGTCCTGGTAAAATCGCATTTATCTCTCAAAGCGGGGCGCTTTGTACTGCAATTCTGGATTGGTCGATTGAACAGAATGTTGGCTTCAGTCATTTCGTATCTATCGGCTCGATGATGGATATCAGCTTCAATGATCTGATCGATTATTTTGGAACTGATTCTCAAACCAACAGCATTGTGATCTACATGGAATCTTTGAAAGATGCACGCAGTTTCTTGAGTGCAGCGAGAGCTTTCGCAAGAAACAAACCTATCATTATTTTGAAAGCAGGAAAGAGCAGTGAAGGTGCTCAGGCAGCAATGTCTCACACCGGAAGTCTGGCAGGAAATGATTTCGTTTTCGATGCTGCCTTCAAACGTGCAGGTGTAATTCGAGTGGACACGATTGAAGAACTTTTCAATATCGCCCAAGCTCTGGCCATGCAGCCAAGACCAAACAACAACCGTTTGGCAATTGTTACAAATGCAGGTGGACCTGGTGTGATCGCTACAGATACTTTGATTGCAAATGGTGGAAAGCTGGCAAAACTTTCTGATGAAATAATTGAAGAATTAAATCAGCATCTTTCTCCGCATTGGAGTAAAGGAAATCCACTGGATGTTTTGGGAGATGCCGGACCGGAGCAATACGCTAAAACTCTGGAAGTTTGTGCCAAAGACAAAAATGTGGATGGAATTTTAGTAATCCTTACTCCGCAATCTATGACAGATCCTACTGCTGTTGCCATAGAACTGGCAAAAATCGAGAAGAAGTGTAATAAAACAGTTCTGGCTTGCTGGATGGGAGCTGAAGATGTTCGTGAAGGAAAGAAAGTTCTGGAACAAAACAATATTCCGGTTTACCAGGCTCCTGAAGATGCTGTGAAAGCTTTTATGGTAATGTACAATTATTCTCGAAACCTGCAAATATTGCATGAAACTCCATCGCACATTCCAAGCCAGTTCAAGCCAGACAAAGAATCTAACAAGAAATTGATCCAAACAGTTATGAAAGATAACAGATCCGTGATGACTGAATATGAAGCAAAACAATTTTTGGATAATTATCAGATACCGGTAATAAAAAATGGACTTGCTTCATCAGAAAAAAAGGCTATTGAATTAGCAGAAGAAATCGGTTATCCCCTGGTTATGAAAATCGCTTCTCCAGATATTCTTCACAAAACCGATGTGGGTGGTGTTATCTTGAACATAACCAGCAAAGAAGAAGCTAAAAAATCATATAACAAAATAATGAAATCTGCTAAAGAAAAAAAGCCAACCGCAGATATTAAAGGTGTTTTCGTTGAGCAGATGATGAAACGTAAGTATGAACTTATTATCGGTTGTAAAAAAGATCCTATCTTTGGTCCCACCATCGTATTTGGAATGGGTGGAGTTGCTGTTGAGATCTTCAAAGATACACGAGTTGGCCTTCCGCCCTTGAACATGGCTCTGGCAATGCGCATCATAGAAGATACAAAAATATATAAATTAATTAAAGGTTATCGTGGAATGCCTGGTGCTGATATTCAAGCAATTCAATTCCTGCTTTATAAATTTGCTTATCTGTTGATGGACTTCCCGCAGATCAGCGAAATAGATATCAATCCCTTTGGTGTGGATGAACGTGGCGGAGTGGTTCTGGATGCAAAAGTTCTGCTCGATACTACCATCAAAGAAGTTGATGATAATTATAGCAAGCACCTGGTTATCTCTCCTTATCCATCCGAATATACAACTGACTTTGTAATGACTAACGGCAAAAAAGTTGTACTTCGTGCTATCAAGCCAGAAGATGAAATGATGGAAAAAGAAATGTTCTCAAATTTCAGTGAACGTACTCAAAGATTCCGTTTCTTCCAGCTCATAAAAGAAATCTCTCACGAACAACTGGTTCGCTATACACAGATCGATTATGATCGTGAAATTGCTATCATTGCCGAAGTGGAAGAAAATGGTAAAAAGAAAATGGCCGGCGTTGTTCGTTTAATTGCCGATCAGTATAACGAAACTGCTGAATTCGCTATTGTTGTAGCAGATCCGTGGCATAATCAGGGATTGGGCAACAAATTCACCGACTACATTCATGAAATTGCTAAAGAACGCGGAATCAAAAAGATCACAGCAAATGTTTTAGCTGTAAATCACATCATGCTGCACATGTTCAAAATCCGTGGTTTTAAGTTGGAAAAACGAGAAGACAGTTACTACGCTGAATTGGTGATTAACGATTAATCACAAATTATAATCTTAAAAAGGCTCGATTTGATTTTCGAGCCTTTTTTGTTTGATTAATCAATTGACATCCAGAATACAGGAAATATTTTACTAATTATGGAAAAATTATTATCAATAATATAGAAGGTGAAAATATGGTAAATATATCAGGAAAATGGGCACTTGTAACCGGTTCCAGTCGCGGAATTGGAATGCGTGTGGCCACGGCTCTTGCCGAAAATGGCTGCAAAGTTATATTGCATTCCCGCAAATTGGAAAGTACAAAACCAATAATGGAAAAGCTGCAAGGAAAAGGCTTTGATGTTTATGCACTTGAAGCAGAATTATCAAATATCGATGAAGTTGAAAAATTGATAACTGAAGTGAAATCAATAACAAATGATCAGCTGGATATTTTGTACAATAATGCAGCTATCATGACTACATATCGAAATTTATATGAACCTGCTTTCGAAGAATATCAGCAAAGTTTTCTAATTAATTCCATAGTTCCAGCAAAACTCTGTGATGCTTTTTTGCCGGGAATGATATTTAGAAACTGGGGTCGTATCGTAAATGTTACATCAGGAATTAAAGAAGAACCGCAACTAATGCCTTATAGCTGTTCCAAAGCTGCTTTAGATAGATACGTGCGAGACATGGTTCCCACTTTAAAAGGAACAAATGTATTGATGAATCTTCTCGATCCTGATTGGCTGAGAACAGACTTGGGCGGACCTCATGCTCCAAATCATCCTGATTCTGTATTACCGGGCGCACTGGTTCCTGTTCTTCTGGAACAAAAAGAGGGAAGCGGTAAACTATACAAAGCACAAGATTATAGAAGTAAATAAATATATTGACCAAAACTGTATCATTTTTGATTCTTTACACATGAAAAATGAATATAAGAAATTAGACCAAATCGGAAAAGGCTCATTTGCTAAAGTTTGGCTGGCAGAAGATAAAGATAAGAAAAAGGTTGTTTTAAAAGAATACAATTCTTCCTCGCTTTCGGAAGCAAGAAGGGAATTCCTTTTCCTTAATGCTATCGATTCACCAAATATTGTAAAAGCAATTGAATTCCAGAGCGATCCACCAGTACTTTTTCAAGAGTACATAGAAGGAACAAGTTTATTACCTGGAAATCTTAAAACAAAAAAACAGAAAAACAAATTTCTGGCTGCTTTAAGCCGAACGCTCTCCCATCTTCATTCAGCAGGAATATGTTTCAACGACCTGAAACCGGAGAACATTCTCATCAGGAATGGTGAACCTGTACTTATAGATTTAGGATTAGCAACACCTAACTTCTTTTATGATAACATATTCCGCGGTACACCTGCTTATTCTGCACCAGAAAAACTAAGTCGAAGGATCAATTCTTATGTTGCTGATGTTTTTTCATTCGGATTGCTTGCTTTCCAAGTGATGCAGGAGTTTCTTCCTGCCGATAATTTCGAGTATGAAGATTATAAAAAACTACTTCTTTCAGAAGATAGTTGGCAAAAATTTCTGGATGATAATGTTGATGACAATTTCCTCCAGTCGATGCTGGCATTTCGTCCTACAAAGCGACCAACGATGCCAAAGATCGCCCGGCATTATGCTGAAGTGAGTGGTATTAAGATTTATGAAAATAAAATTGATATTATCAAACAACATCTTTTTGAGTGCCAGACAAAAAGTGTAAGTAAACTATTGCAGAATAAATTTTTAACCTGCTCTTTAGAAGATGAACCAGATAGAATAGCTGAGAATGCTTTATTATGGTTGGAATCTGAAAATCGTCACCCGATCCTGCTTAAAGAATCAGATTTTATCTGGCAACCTCAGGAATTCTTCAAGCAATTTGAAAATAAGATTAGTTCAAAACATGAAATTGTAGATTCAATAAAAAACTCTCAATTAACTTATCTTCTTCAAAGAGACTTGATCGACGTGAAAACTAAATTATTCAAGGAGTTATCAGATTTTGAGAACACTCTGATCATTAATTACAAAAAAAAGAGTCAACTTCCAAATGTGGATTCAAAAGAAGTACAAAATCTTGTTCAAGAATATCAATTAGAAAATGTACAAATGGAATCCGATTTTAGCGCTAAACCATTTCTTGCCAGAATCCATATATTAAGTTTACTTACCGAAGAAAAAACAGAAAATATTCCAGAGGATATTGTAACTTTACTGGCAGCTATAAAATTATCTATTCCTATATATTTATTGAAATACGTTTTTACAAACATTTCAAACATACTTCCTGATCTTTTATTACATCCGAATATAAACATAAAGAATGATGGTTTGTATTTTAATTCCGATTCCGATAAAACAAAACCTAAAAAAGATCAATTAGAGAAACTATTTTCTGCTTCCGAAGAACAAGGATTTTACGCAATTGCTTTGCAATGTTCAATTCTTCTGGATAAAAAAACTAAAACTATCGAATTGTTGGAAAAGTATATTAACGACCTGGTTTCGCAACAATACTATTCATCTGCCTTTGAAATTTTGCAATTGTATTCCAGGGAAATAAAATTGTCGTTATCACTTCAAAAAAAACAGGCTTTTCTGCTTCGAAAAAATGGCAATTTGAAAGAATCGTTGAAAAAATACGAAGAAATCCAAGTTGATAATTCCAGTTTGGATTATGCTGTAATTGCATCTGATCGAGCTGTAATTCTGCAGGAATTAGATCAATTGGATAAAGCCAGAAAAATCTATGAAGAAGTTTTACCGATATTTCAAAATCAGGAAAATAAAAATTCATATCTTCGCACCATAAATAATATGGGAGTAATTGATGTTCAATCAAATCAATTCCAGAAAGCAGAAGGAACTTTTTTGAAACTACTGGACGAAGCTCAAAAGTTTGGTAACAAACAGTTTACGAC
This genomic interval from Candidatus Cloacimonadota bacterium contains the following:
- a CDS encoding histone deacetylase, whose amino-acid sequence is MHPENKKRLSSLGELPVTELESGEEYLELIHTKEYIRRMKKFSENESGHVDPETIISKGSYEAAIYAVGATIMASKTGDFALTRPPGHHAHPDRSSGFCLFNNIAIAAKYHANQGKKVLIIDIDGHLGCGTNRIFYDSDQVMYWSLHEYPAFPGGGDANEIGTGKGEGYTINVPLPAESGDEIFMEAFETFLPVAKEFNPDIVGISAGFDAHQYDLLLNLRVSVNLFHKIGKMISQNFDNVFATLEGGYNIEMFPRCLYNFLDGINNKKMRFKERNTDSMIQTFYEYEGRKALAVHNLKKFWKSI
- a CDS encoding SDR family oxidoreductase — its product is MVNISGKWALVTGSSRGIGMRVATALAENGCKVILHSRKLESTKPIMEKLQGKGFDVYALEAELSNIDEVEKLITEVKSITNDQLDILYNNAAIMTTYRNLYEPAFEEYQQSFLINSIVPAKLCDAFLPGMIFRNWGRIVNVTSGIKEEPQLMPYSCSKAALDRYVRDMVPTLKGTNVLMNLLDPDWLRTDLGGPHAPNHPDSVLPGALVPVLLEQKEGSGKLYKAQDYRSK